The Aureispira anguillae genome contains a region encoding:
- a CDS encoding N-acetylmuramoyl-L-alanine amidase family protein has translation MEKSIIVAIVLLVCLPFFSETAFYKPKESTIKFTIVIDAGHGGKDSGALGTNAKEKDIALKLALRLGHYINQYMPNVRVLYTRTTDQFIPLHQRIAMANTNNADLFFSIHCNSMLTPTNSVGGTETYVMGLHRATENLNVAKRENKAILLEQDYTTNYEGYDPNSSEGHIMLSMYQNAYLSQSLLLAGKVEQQFQHTAKRKSRGVKQAGFLVLRAATMPSVLVEAGFLSNTLEENYLNSEKGQVYIASAMYRALKEYKRDVESKTNYNYQVVEGRSASSVSTQTIPPSKKITNSTHSFVPKSIPRRATTNSYSINNPNDRIVYSPAQKTKEPEVKVMPSIEQMYPTTLQGASNNKKHSIDNTSTVFRIQLAASTQKSSVNTGVWTKIKGVECVKVGASYKYLVGKHASFSTAIERQNYWRKNGFKDAFVVAFKNGQKISITEAKR, from the coding sequence GTGGAAAAATCAATTATCGTTGCCATTGTACTATTGGTTTGCTTACCCTTTTTTTCCGAAACAGCATTTTATAAACCTAAGGAGTCAACTATAAAATTTACGATCGTAATTGATGCAGGGCATGGGGGCAAGGACAGTGGTGCTTTGGGAACGAATGCAAAGGAAAAAGATATCGCATTAAAATTGGCGTTAAGATTGGGGCATTATATCAATCAGTATATGCCTAATGTGCGAGTTTTGTATACTAGAACAACGGATCAATTTATTCCTTTGCATCAACGAATTGCAATGGCTAATACTAATAATGCAGATCTTTTCTTTTCAATTCACTGCAATTCTATGTTGACCCCTACCAATTCAGTTGGAGGGACAGAAACGTATGTTATGGGCTTGCACCGTGCTACCGAAAATCTAAATGTTGCTAAACGAGAAAACAAGGCCATTTTATTAGAGCAAGACTATACCACTAACTATGAAGGTTATGACCCCAATTCGTCAGAAGGGCATATTATGTTGAGTATGTATCAAAATGCTTATTTGTCTCAGAGTTTGTTGTTAGCAGGAAAAGTAGAACAGCAATTTCAGCACACCGCCAAACGAAAAAGTAGGGGCGTAAAACAAGCTGGTTTTTTGGTTTTAAGAGCAGCAACAATGCCCTCTGTGTTGGTTGAAGCTGGTTTTTTGTCCAATACCTTGGAAGAAAACTATCTGAATTCTGAAAAAGGACAAGTTTATATTGCTTCGGCAATGTACCGTGCTTTAAAGGAATATAAAAGAGATGTTGAGAGCAAAACAAACTATAACTATCAGGTTGTAGAAGGTCGTTCCGCTTCAAGTGTTTCAACGCAAACCATACCACCATCTAAAAAGATTACCAATTCGACGCATTCATTTGTTCCCAAAAGTATACCAAGAAGGGCTACAACCAATAGTTATTCCATCAACAATCCCAACGATAGAATCGTCTATTCTCCAGCACAAAAAACGAAAGAACCAGAAGTTAAAGTTATGCCATCAATAGAGCAAATGTATCCTACAACCTTGCAGGGGGCAAGCAACAATAAAAAACATTCGATAGACAATACCTCCACTGTTTTTAGGATACAATTGGCTGCTTCAACTCAAAAATCAAGTGTCAATACAGGAGTTTGGACAAAAATCAAAGGGGTTGAATGTGTAAAAGTAGGAGCATCCTATAAATATTTGGTTGGAAAACACGCCTCTTTTTCAACGGCCATTGAGCGTCAGAATTATTGGCGAAAAAATGGATTTAAAGACGCATTTGTTGTCGCATTTAAAAATGGGCAAAAAATTTCTATTACTGAAGCAAAAAGATAA